A stretch of Fusobacterium periodonticum ATCC 33693 DNA encodes these proteins:
- the aroA gene encoding 3-phosphoshikimate 1-carboxyvinyltransferase yields MKIIKVDKLVGELSPPPSKSVLHRYIIASSLAKGISKIENISFSEDIIATIEAMKKLGAKIEQKENYLLIDGSDTFKNLNENIEIDCNESGSTLRFLFPLSIVKENKVLFKGRGKLFKRPMTPYFENFEKYKIKHSYIDENEILLEGKLKAGIYEIDGNISSQFITGLLFSLPLLDGESKIIINGKLESSNYIDISLDCLSKFGIKIINNSYQEFIIEGNQSYRVGNYRTEADYSQAAFFLVANAIGSNIKINDLRENSLQGDKKIIDFISEIDNWNSKNTLILDGSETPDIIPILSLKAAVSGKKIEIVNIERLRIKESDRLKATVEELSKLNFDLIEKKDSILINSRENFEVNKNEKIVSLSAHSDHRIAMMIAIATTCYDGEILLDNLDCIKKSYPNFWEVFLSLGGKIYEYLGN; encoded by the coding sequence ATGAAAATAATAAAGGTTGATAAATTAGTTGGAGAGCTTAGCCCTCCTCCATCAAAAAGTGTATTACATAGATATATTATTGCGAGCTCTTTAGCCAAGGGTATATCTAAGATAGAAAATATTTCTTTTTCTGAAGATATTATTGCAACTATTGAAGCTATGAAAAAATTAGGAGCTAAGATAGAACAAAAAGAGAATTATCTTTTAATAGATGGAAGTGACACATTTAAAAATTTGAATGAAAATATTGAAATAGACTGCAATGAATCAGGTTCAACTTTAAGATTTCTATTTCCACTATCTATAGTTAAAGAAAATAAAGTTCTATTTAAGGGAAGAGGAAAATTATTTAAAAGACCTATGACTCCTTACTTTGAAAATTTTGAAAAATACAAAATAAAACATTCTTATATAGATGAAAATGAAATACTTCTAGAAGGAAAATTAAAAGCTGGAATTTATGAAATAGATGGTAATATTAGCTCACAATTTATAACAGGACTTTTATTTTCATTGCCCTTATTAGATGGAGAATCTAAAATTATAATAAATGGAAAATTAGAATCTTCAAATTATATTGATATAAGTTTAGATTGTTTAAGCAAGTTTGGTATAAAAATTATAAATAATTCATATCAAGAATTCATAATTGAAGGAAATCAAAGTTATAGAGTAGGAAATTATCGTACTGAGGCGGATTATTCTCAGGCAGCTTTCTTTTTAGTAGCCAATGCTATAGGTTCAAATATAAAGATAAATGATTTAAGGGAAAATTCATTACAGGGCGATAAGAAGATAATTGACTTTATTTCTGAAATAGATAATTGGAATTCTAAAAATACTCTAATACTAGATGGCTCTGAAACACCAGATATTATACCTATATTATCTTTAAAAGCAGCAGTTTCAGGAAAAAAGATTGAGATAGTTAATATTGAAAGATTAAGAATAAAGGAAAGTGACAGATTAAAAGCAACTGTTGAGGAATTATCAAAACTTAATTTTGATTTAATTGAAAAAAAAGATAGTATTTTAATTAATTCAAGAGAAAATTTTGAAGTTAATAAAAATGAAAAGATTGTATCTCTGTCAGCACATTCAGACCATAGAATTGCAATGATGATAGCTATAGCAACAACTTGCTATGATGGAGAAATACTTTTAGATAATTTAGACTGTATAAAAAAATCATATCCTAATTTTTGGGAAGTTTTCTTATCTCTAGGAGGAAAAATCTATGAATACTTGGGGAACTAA
- the aroC gene encoding chorismate synthase, whose product MNTWGTKIRLSIFGESHGEALGIVIDGLEAGTKLNLENINKFIDRRRAGKSSFTTSRKEKDEFRILSGYKDGHTTGAPLCVIFENTNTQSKDYENLKVLLRPNHADYPAGIKYKGFNDIRGGGHFSGRITLALTFAGAVAMDILEEKGIKIFSHIKKILDIKDKSFLEFKEVDIDKFKNLKESSLAFIEDDLEVKTKELLEKIKLSGNSVGGEIECACYNLPVGLGSPFFDSLESKISHLAFSIPAVKGIQFGIGFNFTNILGSEANDLYYLDNNQIKTKTNNNGGILGGLSTGMPLVFSVVIKPTPSISIEQETVNVKEMKNDILKISGRHDACIVPRVMPVIEAITALAILDEIL is encoded by the coding sequence ATGAATACTTGGGGAACTAAAATAAGGCTATCTATTTTTGGTGAATCTCATGGAGAAGCATTGGGAATAGTTATAGATGGTTTAGAAGCAGGCACAAAATTAAATTTAGAGAATATAAATAAATTTATAGATAGAAGAAGGGCAGGGAAATCATCTTTTACAACTTCAAGAAAAGAAAAAGATGAATTTAGAATTTTAAGTGGCTATAAAGATGGACATACAACAGGTGCTCCTCTTTGTGTTATATTTGAAAATACTAATACTCAATCTAAAGACTATGAAAATTTAAAAGTTTTATTAAGACCTAATCATGCTGATTATCCAGCTGGAATAAAATATAAAGGTTTTAATGATATCAGAGGAGGAGGACATTTTTCTGGTAGAATAACACTAGCTTTGACTTTTGCAGGTGCCGTTGCAATGGATATTTTAGAAGAAAAAGGAATTAAAATTTTCTCTCATATCAAAAAGATTTTAGATATAAAAGATAAAAGTTTTCTAGAATTTAAAGAAGTGGATATTGATAAATTTAAAAATTTGAAAGAGAGTTCTCTAGCTTTTATAGAAGATGACTTAGAAGTTAAAACAAAGGAATTGTTAGAGAAAATCAAATTATCAGGGAATTCAGTTGGTGGAGAAATAGAGTGTGCTTGTTATAACCTACCAGTTGGTTTAGGTAGTCCATTTTTTGATAGCTTAGAAAGTAAAATTTCTCATTTAGCCTTTTCTATTCCAGCAGTGAAAGGAATACAGTTTGGTATAGGTTTTAATTTTACTAATATTTTAGGTTCAGAAGCCAATGATTTATATTATTTAGATAATAATCAAATTAAGACTAAAACTAATAATAATGGGGGAATTTTAGGTGGACTTTCCACAGGTATGCCTCTTGTATTTTCTGTTGTTATAAAGCCAACTCCATCTATTAGTATAGAACAAGAAACAGTTAATGTTAAAGAAATGAAAAATGATATTTTAAAAATAAGTGGTAGACATGATGCCTGCATAGTTCCAAGAGTAATGCCAGTGATTGAAGCAATTACAGCATTAGCAATCCTTGATGAGATATTATAA
- a CDS encoding MATE family efflux transporter yields the protein MDEEIKTANPLGYKKISKLLRSLAIPAIIANLVNALYNVVDQIFIGQGIGYLGNAATNIAFPITTICLAIGLTLGIGGASNFNLELGRGNPEKSKHTAGTAASTLIIIGIILCITIRIFLEPLMISFGATDKILQYSMEYTGITSYGIPFLLFSIGANPLVRADGNARYSMIAIIVGAVLNTILDPLFMFVFHWGIAGAAWATVISQVVSASLLLVYFPRFKSVKFSLNDFIPQIHYLKKIISLGFASFIYQFSNMIVLITTNNLLKLYGAKSPYGSDIPIAVFGIVMKINVIFIAIVLGLVQGAQPIFGFNYGAKNYHRVRETMRLLLKVTFCIASILFVIFQVFPKQIISLFGEGDELYFSFATRYMRIFLLFISLNSIQVSIATFFPSIGKAIKGATVSLAKQILFLFPLLLILPRFFGLEGVIYATPVTDLLAFIVAIIFLIHEFKHMPKE from the coding sequence ATGGATGAAGAAATTAAAACAGCTAATCCACTTGGATATAAAAAAATATCTAAACTATTAAGGTCTTTGGCTATTCCTGCAATAATTGCTAATTTAGTTAATGCTCTTTATAATGTTGTAGACCAGATATTTATTGGACAAGGAATTGGATACTTAGGAAATGCTGCTACTAACATTGCCTTTCCTATTACAACTATTTGTTTAGCCATAGGTCTTACTCTTGGAATTGGAGGAGCTTCAAATTTTAATTTAGAGCTAGGAAGAGGAAATCCTGAGAAATCTAAACATACTGCTGGAACTGCAGCGAGTACTCTTATAATAATTGGTATTATACTCTGTATAACTATCAGAATTTTCTTAGAGCCTTTAATGATTTCTTTTGGAGCTACAGATAAAATTTTACAATATTCTATGGAATATACTGGTATAACTTCTTATGGAATACCATTTTTACTTTTTTCAATTGGAGCTAATCCTTTGGTGAGAGCTGATGGAAATGCTAGATATTCTATGATAGCAATAATTGTAGGTGCAGTATTAAATACAATTTTAGATCCATTATTTATGTTTGTGTTTCATTGGGGTATAGCAGGTGCTGCTTGGGCTACTGTTATAAGTCAAGTTGTTTCTGCAAGTTTGTTACTTGTCTATTTTCCAAGATTTAAGTCAGTAAAATTTTCTTTAAATGATTTTATACCACAAATTCATTATCTAAAAAAAATTATTTCTTTAGGTTTTGCTTCTTTTATCTATCAATTTTCTAATATGATAGTACTTATTACAACTAATAATTTATTGAAATTATATGGTGCAAAATCACCATATGGAAGTGATATTCCAATAGCAGTATTTGGAATTGTTATGAAGATAAATGTAATTTTTATTGCCATAGTTTTAGGACTTGTTCAAGGTGCACAACCTATATTTGGTTTTAACTACGGTGCCAAAAATTATCATAGAGTTAGAGAAACTATGAGATTACTTTTAAAAGTTACTTTTTGTATAGCAAGTATTTTATTTGTAATTTTCCAAGTTTTTCCAAAACAAATTATTTCTTTATTTGGTGAAGGAGATGAGCTATATTTTTCTTTTGCTACAAGATATATGAGAATATTTTTATTATTTATATCTTTAAACTCTATACAAGTTTCTATTGCTACTTTCTTTCCATCTATAGGAAAAGCTATAAAGGGAGCAACTGTCTCTTTAGCAAAACAAATATTATTTTTATTCCCTTTATTACTTATTTTACCAAGATTTTTTGGACTAGAAGGAGTAATATATGCAACTCCTGTTACAGATTTACTTGCATTCATTGTTGCAATTATTTTCTTAATACATGAATTTAAACATATGCCTAAAGAATAA
- a CDS encoding Crp/Fnr family transcriptional regulator, with protein sequence MKAKNSDIEKIEVFSGISKNSIIEIKNSADVIELKKNKALYSDRQQLDYVYFLISGNVSLIKSSESGENRVIFLLNDGSMINEPLMRKNTSGIECWGFEDSKILRIGLKTFDKIMSKDYILAKNCMLEMEKRIRRLYRQLKNLTSSNIEKRLAAKLYRLATQYGLKENKIDEYTYINLNLTVTYIAKMLGYQRETVSRSLKLLAQKEIVLQKDRKIYVNIEKARQFFKK encoded by the coding sequence ATGAAAGCTAAAAATAGTGATATAGAAAAAATAGAAGTTTTTAGTGGAATATCAAAAAATTCAATCATTGAAATTAAAAATAGTGCAGATGTAATAGAGTTAAAAAAGAATAAAGCTCTTTACTCTGACAGACAGCAACTTGACTATGTATATTTCCTAATATCAGGAAATGTAAGCCTTATAAAATCAAGTGAAAGTGGTGAGAATAGAGTTATCTTTTTATTAAATGATGGCTCTATGATAAATGAACCTCTTATGAGAAAAAATACTTCTGGAATTGAATGTTGGGGTTTTGAAGATTCTAAAATTCTTAGAATAGGTTTAAAAACTTTTGATAAAATTATGTCTAAAGACTATATTTTAGCCAAAAATTGTATGCTAGAAATGGAAAAGAGAATAAGAAGACTATATAGGCAACTAAAAAATTTAACATCTTCAAACATTGAAAAAAGATTAGCTGCAAAACTTTATAGATTAGCCACACAATATGGACTTAAAGAAAATAAAATTGATGAGTACACATATATTAATTTAAATTTGACTGTAACATATATTGCAAAAATGTTAGGTTATCAAAGAGAAACTGTTTCGAGAAGTCTAAAACTATTAGCACAAAAGGAAATAGTATTACAAAAAGATAGAAAAATCTATGTCAATATTGAAAAAGCTAGACAATTCTTTAAGAAATAA
- the asrA gene encoding anaerobic sulfite reductase subunit AsrA: MKLRLSVEEFDKGLEELSKKYLILAPRTFEKRGTYSDTDVVRYAKVSSFSEMNWEDKSHFPAKEALLPVNEVLFYFTEDEYKVAAEDTRERLVFLRACDMNAVKRIDQIYLGNGASNDFFYTRTRKKTKFVVVGCTKSFRNCFCVSMGTNKADNYDAAMNIRGNEIQLELRDDNLKVFSGKEIDFDVDYVSKNDFEVELPDKVDFMYMQNHKMWDEYDTRCIACGRCNYSCPTCTCFSMQDIHYKENKNMGERRRVWASCQVDGYTNIAGGHSFRVKHGQRMRFKTLHKIHDYRKRFGENMCVGCGRCDDMCPQYISISEAYEKVARAMKEKDNEELI; the protein is encoded by the coding sequence ATGAAACTTAGATTAAGTGTTGAAGAGTTTGACAAAGGTCTAGAAGAATTATCAAAAAAATATTTGATACTAGCCCCAAGAACTTTTGAAAAGAGGGGAACATATTCTGACACAGATGTTGTTAGATATGCAAAGGTAAGTAGTTTTTCTGAAATGAACTGGGAGGATAAATCTCATTTTCCAGCTAAAGAAGCACTTTTACCAGTCAATGAGGTCTTATTTTATTTTACAGAAGATGAATACAAAGTAGCTGCTGAAGATACAAGAGAAAGATTAGTATTCTTAAGAGCTTGTGATATGAATGCTGTAAAAAGAATAGACCAAATATATTTAGGAAATGGAGCTAGTAATGATTTTTTCTATACTAGAACTAGAAAGAAAACGAAGTTTGTTGTTGTAGGTTGTACAAAAAGTTTTAGAAACTGTTTCTGTGTTAGTATGGGAACAAATAAAGCAGATAATTATGATGCTGCTATGAACATAAGAGGAAATGAAATTCAATTAGAACTTAGAGATGATAATTTAAAGGTTTTCTCAGGAAAAGAAATAGATTTTGATGTAGATTATGTAAGTAAAAATGATTTTGAAGTTGAATTACCAGATAAGGTAGATTTTATGTATATGCAAAACCATAAGATGTGGGATGAGTATGACACTAGATGTATAGCTTGTGGAAGATGTAACTACAGTTGTCCAACTTGTACTTGTTTCTCAATGCAAGATATTCACTATAAAGAAAATAAAAATATGGGAGAAAGAAGAAGAGTTTGGGCTTCTTGTCAAGTAGATGGCTACACAAATATAGCTGGAGGACATTCATTTAGAGTAAAACATGGTCAAAGAATGAGATTTAAAACTTTACATAAAATTCATGATTATAGAAAAAGATTTGGAGAAAATATGTGTGTAGGTTGTGGAAGATGTGATGATATGTGTCCACAATATATTTCAATATCTGAAGCATATGAAAAAGTTGCACGTGCTATGAAAGAAAAAGATAATGAAGAATTAATCTAA
- the asrB gene encoding anaerobic sulfite reductase subunit AsrB: protein MCNCDNPYIPCPAEIIEIIEHTDIEWTFRVKADTSKTKPGQFYEISLPKFGESPISVSGIGPDFIDFTIRAVGRVTNEIFEYKIGDKLFIRGPYGNGFNLDEYVGKDLVIVVGGSALAPVRGIIQFVYNNPEKVKSFKLIAGFKSPKDVLFAKDLEEWSKKLDVVLTVDGAEEGYKGNIGLVTKYIPELKFNDLSNVSAVVVGPPMMMKFSVAEFLKLNVAEKNIWVSYERNMHCGIGKCGHCKMDATYICLDGPVFDYEFAKNLVD, encoded by the coding sequence ATGTGTAATTGTGATAATCCTTATATACCTTGTCCAGCTGAAATTATTGAAATAATAGAACATACAGATATTGAATGGACATTTAGAGTAAAAGCAGATACAAGTAAAACAAAACCAGGGCAATTTTATGAAATTTCTCTACCTAAGTTTGGAGAAAGTCCTATATCAGTTTCAGGTATAGGTCCAGATTTCATAGATTTTACTATAAGAGCTGTGGGAAGAGTTACAAATGAAATTTTTGAATATAAAATTGGAGATAAATTATTTATAAGAGGACCTTATGGAAATGGTTTTAATCTAGATGAATATGTTGGTAAAGATTTAGTTATTGTCGTTGGAGGAAGTGCTCTAGCACCAGTTAGAGGAATAATACAATTTGTATATAATAATCCTGAAAAAGTAAAATCTTTTAAATTAATTGCAGGTTTTAAATCTCCTAAAGATGTTTTATTTGCAAAAGACTTAGAAGAATGGAGTAAAAAACTTGATGTAGTTTTAACTGTTGATGGAGCAGAAGAAGGCTACAAAGGAAATATTGGATTAGTTACAAAATATATTCCTGAATTAAAATTCAATGATTTATCAAATGTTTCAGCAGTTGTTGTTGGGCCTCCTATGATGATGAAATTCTCAGTAGCAGAATTTCTAAAATTAAATGTAGCAGAAAAAAATATTTGGGTTTCTTATGAAAGAAATATGCACTGTGGTATAGGAAAATGTGGACATTGCAAAATGGATGCAACATATATTTGTTTAGATGGACCTGTATTTGATTACGAGTTTGCAAAGAATTTAGTAGATTAG
- the asrC gene encoding sulfite reductase subunit C, producing MIRDLNIKKVMKNAFRITKTKYKTALRVRVPGGLIDPECLMLVSEIASKYGDGQVHITTRQGFEILGIDMEDMPAVNEMAQPLIDKLNINQDEKGKGYSAAGTRNVSACIGNKVCPKAQYNTTAFAKRIEKVIFPNDLHVKVALTGCPNDCIKARMHDFGIIGTCLPEYEMDRCVTCGACVKKCKKVSVEALRIENNKIVRDENKCIGCGECVINCPMSAWTRSPKKYYKLMIMGRTGKQNPRLAEDWLRWVDEDSIVKIIENTYKYAKEFISKDAPNGKEHVGYIVDRTGFKVFREWALKDVTLPKETIEREPIYWSGPKYNY from the coding sequence ATGATTAGAGATTTGAATATAAAAAAAGTAATGAAAAATGCTTTTAGAATAACTAAAACTAAATATAAAACTGCACTTAGAGTAAGAGTTCCAGGAGGATTAATAGACCCTGAATGTCTTATGTTAGTTTCAGAAATAGCTTCAAAATATGGAGATGGGCAAGTTCATATAACAACAAGACAAGGTTTTGAAATTCTTGGAATAGATATGGAAGATATGCCTGCAGTAAACGAAATGGCTCAACCTTTAATTGATAAATTAAATATAAATCAAGATGAAAAAGGAAAAGGTTATTCTGCTGCAGGAACAAGAAATGTTTCAGCTTGTATAGGAAATAAGGTTTGTCCTAAAGCTCAATATAACACAACTGCTTTTGCAAAAAGAATTGAAAAAGTAATATTTCCTAATGATTTACATGTTAAAGTAGCTTTAACAGGTTGTCCTAACGATTGTATAAAAGCAAGAATGCATGACTTTGGTATTATAGGAACTTGTCTACCTGAATATGAAATGGATAGATGTGTAACTTGTGGTGCTTGCGTAAAGAAATGTAAAAAAGTTTCAGTTGAAGCTTTAAGAATTGAAAATAATAAAATTGTTAGAGATGAAAATAAATGTATAGGTTGTGGAGAATGTGTTATAAACTGTCCTATGTCAGCTTGGACTAGAAGCCCTAAAAAATATTATAAACTTATGATTATGGGTAGAACAGGAAAACAAAATCCAAGACTTGCAGAAGATTGGTTAAGATGGGTAGATGAAGATAGTATAGTTAAAATTATAGAAAATACATATAAATATGCTAAAGAATTTATATCTAAAGATGCTCCAAATGGTAAGGAACATGTGGGATATATAGTTGACAGAACAGGTTTTAAAGTATTCAGAGAATGGGCTTTAAAAGATGTTACTCTACCTAAAGAAACTATAGAAAGAGAACCTATATATTGGTCTGGACCTAAATACAATTATTAA
- a CDS encoding MalY/PatB family protein, which produces MQKEKFLKEYLVERKGTYSLKWDALDKRFGNADLTSMWVADMEIKAPKEVIEALKERCEHGVFGYSYVSDEYYNSVINWLKEKHNYEIKKEWLRFTNGVVTAIYCFVNIFTKVDDAILILTPVYYPFHNAVKDNNRKLITCDLKNTDGYFTIDYEEVEKKIVENKVKLFIQCSPHNPAGRVWKEDELAKILEICKKHNVLVISDEIHQDITMKGYKHIPSAIVANGKYADNLITVSAASKTFNLAGLIHSNIIISNDELRKKYDEEIKKINQTEINILGMLATQVAYERGSEWLENVKEIIEDNFNYLKTELNKHIPEIKITNLEGTYLVFLDLRKIIPIDKVKEFIQDKCNLAIDFGEWFGASFKGFIRINLATDPKIVKKAVESIIFEYKKLK; this is translated from the coding sequence ATGCAAAAAGAAAAATTTTTAAAAGAGTATTTAGTTGAAAGAAAAGGGACTTATTCATTAAAGTGGGATGCCTTAGATAAAAGATTTGGTAACGCAGACTTAACTTCTATGTGGGTTGCAGATATGGAAATAAAAGCTCCTAAAGAAGTTATTGAAGCACTAAAAGAAAGATGTGAACATGGAGTTTTTGGTTATTCTTATGTTAGCGATGAATACTATAATTCAGTTATAAATTGGTTAAAAGAAAAACATAACTATGAAATAAAAAAAGAATGGCTAAGATTTACAAATGGAGTTGTAACAGCAATATATTGTTTTGTAAATATTTTTACAAAAGTTGACGATGCAATTTTAATATTAACTCCAGTGTATTATCCATTTCATAATGCAGTAAAAGACAATAACAGAAAATTAATAACTTGTGATTTAAAAAATACAGATGGTTATTTTACTATTGATTATGAAGAAGTTGAAAAGAAAATAGTTGAAAATAAGGTAAAATTATTTATACAATGTTCACCTCATAATCCAGCAGGAAGAGTATGGAAAGAAGACGAATTAGCTAAAATTTTAGAAATTTGTAAAAAACATAATGTTCTAGTTATTTCAGATGAAATACATCAAGATATTACAATGAAAGGATATAAACATATACCCTCAGCAATAGTTGCTAATGGGAAATATGCAGATAATTTAATTACTGTATCAGCTGCTTCTAAGACATTTAACTTAGCAGGCTTAATACATTCTAATATAATCATTAGTAATGATGAATTAAGAAAAAAATATGATGAGGAAATTAAGAAAATAAATCAAACAGAAATTAATATCTTAGGAATGTTAGCAACTCAAGTTGCCTATGAAAGAGGTAGTGAATGGTTAGAAAATGTTAAAGAGATAATTGAAGATAATTTTAATTACTTAAAAACTGAATTAAATAAACATATACCTGAAATTAAAATAACTAATTTAGAAGGAACATACTTAGTATTTTTAGATTTAAGAAAAATTATTCCTATTGATAAAGTAAAAGAATTTATTCAAGATAAATGTAATTTAGCAATAGATTTCGGAGAATGGTTTGGAGCAAGTTTTAAAGGATTTATTCGTATCAATTTAGCAACAGATCCTAAAATAGTTAAAAAGGCTGTTGAAAGCATAATTTTTGAGTATAAAAAATTGAAATAA
- a CDS encoding flavodoxin yields the protein MKTIGIFYATLTKTTVGVVDELEFFLKHDDFKTFNIKSAVKEIENYENLIFVTPTYQVGEAHAAWMNNLKKLEEIDFTGKIVGLVGLGNQFAFGESFCGGIRHLYDVIVKKGAKVVGFTSTDGYHYEETTIIEDGKFIGLALDEENQANLTPKRIENWIAEVKKEFK from the coding sequence ATGAAAACTATTGGAATTTTTTATGCAACTCTTACAAAAACAACAGTTGGAGTTGTTGATGAACTTGAATTTTTCTTGAAGCATGATGATTTTAAAACTTTTAATATTAAAAGTGCAGTTAAAGAAATAGAAAATTATGAAAATCTTATTTTTGTTACACCTACTTACCAAGTTGGTGAAGCTCATGCAGCTTGGATGAACAATTTAAAGAAATTAGAAGAAATTGATTTTACAGGTAAAATTGTTGGATTAGTTGGACTTGGAAATCAATTTGCATTTGGAGAATCTTTCTGTGGTGGAATAAGACATCTATATGATGTTATTGTAAAAAAAGGAGCTAAAGTAGTTGGATTTACAAGTACTGATGGTTACCACTATGAAGAAACAACTATCATAGAAGATGGTAAATTTATAGGACTAGCTCTTGATGAAGAAAATCAAGCTAACCTAACTCCAAAAAGAATTGAAAACTGGATAGCAGAAGTTAAAAAAGAATTTAAATAA
- a CDS encoding tRNA threonylcarbamoyladenosine dehydratase — protein MFLQRTELLIGSNNLEKLKNSNVIVFGLGGVGGAAVESLVRAGIGNLSIVDFDVVDKTNLNRQIITTQSSIGKAKIEVAKERILAINPEINLTVYHEKFLKENIDLFFKDKKYDYIVDAIDLVSAKLDLIEFATKTKTPIISCMGTGNKLDPSRFQVTDIKKTSVCPLAKVIRKELKNRRINKLKVVYSDEVPRKPLNLDGGREKAKNVGSISFVPPVAGMLLASTVIKDICEL, from the coding sequence ATGTTTTTACAAAGAACAGAACTATTAATTGGTTCAAACAACTTAGAGAAACTTAAGAACTCTAATGTAATTGTTTTTGGACTTGGAGGAGTTGGAGGAGCTGCTGTTGAATCATTAGTTAGAGCAGGTATTGGTAATCTATCTATAGTTGATTTTGATGTAGTAGATAAAACTAATTTAAATAGACAAATTATTACAACTCAGTCTAGTATAGGTAAAGCCAAAATTGAAGTGGCTAAAGAAAGAATCTTAGCAATTAATCCTGAAATAAATTTAACTGTATATCATGAAAAGTTTTTAAAAGAGAATATAGATTTATTCTTTAAAGATAAAAAATATGATTATATAGTTGATGCTATAGATTTAGTTAGTGCTAAATTAGATTTAATTGAATTTGCTACTAAAACTAAAACTCCTATAATATCTTGTATGGGAACTGGTAATAAATTGGATCCTTCAAGATTTCAAGTAACAGACATAAAAAAAACTTCTGTTTGCCCTCTTGCAAAAGTTATTAGAAAAGAGCTTAAAAATAGAAGAATTAATAAATTAAAAGTTGTTTATTCAGATGAAGTACCTAGAAAACCACTTAATTTAGATGGTGGAAGAGAAAAAGCTAAAAATGTTGGAAGTATTTCATTTGTACCACCTGTTGCAGGTATGTTATTAGCAAGTACAGTAATAAAAGATATATGTGAACTATAA
- the cysK gene encoding cysteine synthase A, with protein sequence MLANSVIDLIGNTPLVKINNIDTFGNEIYIKLEGSNPGRSTKDRIALKMIEEAEKEGLIDKDTVIIEATSGNTGIGLAMICAIKNYKLKIVMPNTMSVERIQLMRAYGTEVILTDGSLGMKACLDKLEELKKEEKKYFIPNQFTNPNNPKAHYENTAEEILRDMDNKVDVYICGTGTGGSFSGTAKKLKEKLPNIKTFPVEPASSPLLSKGYIGPHKIQGMGMSIGGIPVVYDGTLADGILVCDDEDAFKMMRELSFKEGILAGISTGATFKAALDYSKENANKGLRIVVLSTDSGEKYLSNAYNY encoded by the coding sequence ATGTTAGCAAATTCTGTAATTGATTTAATTGGGAACACACCTCTAGTAAAAATTAATAATATTGATACTTTTGGAAATGAAATTTATATAAAATTAGAAGGTTCTAATCCTGGAAGAAGTACAAAAGACAGAATTGCCTTAAAAATGATTGAAGAAGCTGAAAAAGAAGGTTTAATAGATAAAGATACAGTTATCATAGAAGCTACAAGTGGTAACACTGGTATAGGACTTGCTATGATATGTGCTATCAAAAATTATAAATTAAAAATTGTTATGCCTAATACTATGAGTGTTGAAAGAATTCAACTTATGAGAGCTTATGGAACTGAAGTTATTTTAACTGATGGTTCTTTAGGAATGAAGGCTTGTTTAGATAAATTAGAAGAACTAAAAAAAGAAGAAAAGAAATACTTTATTCCAAATCAATTTACTAATCCAAATAACCCAAAGGCTCACTATGAAAATACAGCTGAGGAAATTTTAAGAGATATGGACAATAAAGTTGATGTATATATTTGTGGAACTGGAACTGGAGGAAGTTTTTCTGGAACTGCTAAAAAATTAAAAGAAAAATTACCTAACATAAAAACTTTCCCTGTTGAACCTGCTTCATCGCCTTTACTTTCAAAAGGTTATATAGGACCTCATAAAATACAAGGAATGGGAATGAGTATAGGTGGAATTCCTGTTGTTTATGATGGTACTTTAGCTGATGGTATATTAGTTTGTGACGATGAAGATGCTTTTAAAATGATGAGAGAATTAAGTTTTAAAGAAGGTATCCTTGCAGGAATTTCAACTGGTGCTACATTTAAAGCTGCTCTTGACTATTCAAAAGAAAATGCAAATAAAGGACTAAGAATAGTTGTTCTTTCAACTGACTCAGGTGAAAAATATCTATCTAATGCATATAATTATTAA